The following proteins are encoded in a genomic region of Sorangiineae bacterium MSr12523:
- a CDS encoding glycosyltransferase: protein MKIVIITVGSLGDTAPFIGLGARLRAAGHDVAVAAQASFEGPIRDAGLEFRKMPGDIRADLASEMGQKLHKASSWLKAFPATLWLAEKILSELAEGIVAAAEGAELLIVHRIALMHGHLVANAMKVPCLVLELFPSGLAPTGEFLPAGFGPTSLGGWGNRAVYQLMRASAGKSKKYIASLEEFQTKFGLPRVDPATLYERMDSEQWPIYHAFSPSVVPRPADWREGLEVIGYFWPVRPRQWEPPAQIVDFLGSGPPPVFIGFGSLVPDEAGRLSELVTKAVRQAKVRAIVQAGWGNLQANGGDDILAIGSVPHDWLFPKMAAVVHAAGAGVTAAGLRAGVPAIPVPAMNDQPFWADRLVKLGVSPGAIRFQKLSAERLAFFIGQAITQPTHRSAALSLAERIRTEDGAGRIVQVVSAIDDGRVTAA from the coding sequence ATGAAAATCGTCATCATCACGGTCGGCTCGCTCGGTGACACGGCACCGTTCATCGGGCTAGGCGCCAGGCTCCGCGCGGCAGGCCACGACGTGGCCGTCGCCGCGCAGGCGTCCTTCGAAGGGCCGATTCGTGATGCTGGCCTGGAGTTCCGCAAAATGCCCGGTGACATCCGGGCCGATCTCGCCTCGGAAATGGGGCAAAAGCTGCACAAGGCCAGCTCGTGGCTCAAAGCCTTTCCGGCGACGCTCTGGCTCGCCGAAAAGATCCTTTCCGAGCTGGCCGAGGGCATCGTAGCCGCAGCCGAAGGCGCGGAATTGCTCATCGTTCACCGCATTGCACTGATGCACGGGCATCTGGTGGCCAATGCGATGAAGGTTCCTTGTTTGGTATTGGAGCTTTTCCCCAGCGGACTCGCACCAACCGGGGAATTCTTGCCCGCGGGCTTCGGCCCCACGTCCCTCGGGGGTTGGGGCAATCGCGCGGTCTATCAATTGATGCGTGCGAGCGCGGGCAAATCCAAAAAGTACATTGCGTCGCTCGAAGAGTTCCAAACGAAGTTTGGATTGCCGCGCGTCGATCCCGCAACGCTTTACGAGCGCATGGATAGCGAGCAGTGGCCGATTTACCATGCCTTCAGCCCCTCGGTGGTGCCCCGCCCCGCGGATTGGCGCGAAGGCCTGGAGGTCATTGGCTACTTCTGGCCGGTGCGCCCGAGGCAATGGGAACCTCCGGCGCAGATCGTCGACTTCCTTGGCTCCGGTCCGCCGCCGGTGTTCATCGGATTTGGAAGCTTGGTCCCGGACGAGGCGGGACGGCTTTCCGAATTGGTCACCAAGGCGGTGCGACAGGCCAAGGTACGCGCCATCGTGCAAGCGGGATGGGGCAATCTGCAAGCGAATGGCGGCGATGACATACTTGCCATTGGCAGCGTGCCGCACGATTGGCTCTTTCCCAAGATGGCGGCGGTGGTGCACGCAGCAGGCGCCGGGGTCACCGCGGCGGGCCTCCGCGCAGGCGTGCCCGCCATTCCCGTACCGGCGATGAACGATCAGCCCTTCTGGGCCGATCGCCTGGTGAAGCTCGGGGTCAGCCCGGGAGCGATCCGCTTTCAGAAGCTTTCCGCCGAGCGCCTGGCGTTCTTCATCGGGCAAGCCATCACGCAGCCGACGCACCGCAGTGCGGCCCTTTCACTGGCGGAGCGAATTCGCACCGAGGACGGCGCCGGCCGCATCGTGCAAGTGGTCAGCGCCATCGACGATGGCCGTGTTACCGCTGCTTAG
- a CDS encoding VWA domain-containing protein has translation MGLRKVALAVGSIIVVTASSGCGVVGSVFGNDDDSNGSGKPGDDPGGGFSGDFGVGGLGDLQACATSSARGSLQQVNLIVMFDKSGSMGRFQDNNGVEHDNTAQRWAPVSRGMATFFSDPQSAGLNATLQFFPLGGRNKCSASAYSNPAVNRTALPSSEFGDEISRITPDGDTPTRGALLGAFEIAKNTLGSHPDERAVVVLVTDGQPTACGELQGVYDTAKSGLNGSPSISTYVVGVGPDTGNLDEIARNGGTGKATYVAENSDAEQTSRDLVAQLNKIRGEVMSCSFAIPQPGDGKKLDTNAVNVVLTPTGGQATTLSYSAACQGGQGWHYDNVSSPRTIELCASTCDSVKQDKGAKIAIAFGCATNGKVN, from the coding sequence ATGGGACTTCGCAAGGTGGCTTTGGCCGTGGGCTCGATCATCGTCGTCACGGCATCTTCCGGGTGCGGCGTCGTTGGGTCGGTATTCGGGAACGACGACGATTCGAACGGAAGCGGAAAGCCGGGCGATGATCCCGGAGGTGGCTTTTCCGGCGACTTCGGCGTGGGCGGATTGGGCGACCTCCAAGCGTGCGCCACGTCGAGTGCGCGCGGATCGCTGCAGCAAGTCAATCTCATCGTGATGTTCGACAAGTCGGGCAGCATGGGGCGATTCCAAGACAACAATGGCGTCGAACATGACAATACAGCCCAGCGTTGGGCGCCTGTCAGCCGGGGAATGGCGACATTCTTCTCGGATCCGCAATCCGCGGGACTCAACGCCACCTTGCAATTTTTCCCTCTTGGCGGGCGAAACAAGTGCAGCGCATCGGCCTACAGCAATCCGGCGGTGAACCGCACCGCATTGCCAAGTTCGGAATTTGGGGACGAGATTTCGCGCATCACCCCTGACGGAGACACGCCCACACGAGGCGCACTCCTCGGTGCGTTCGAGATCGCGAAGAATACGCTGGGTTCCCACCCCGATGAGCGCGCGGTCGTCGTTCTCGTGACGGACGGGCAACCCACCGCATGTGGGGAACTGCAAGGTGTGTACGACACGGCGAAATCTGGCTTGAACGGCAGCCCGTCGATCTCGACGTACGTCGTTGGCGTGGGTCCCGACACCGGCAACCTCGACGAAATCGCGCGTAACGGAGGCACGGGCAAGGCGACCTACGTCGCCGAAAACAGCGACGCGGAGCAAACCAGCCGCGATCTGGTCGCGCAGCTTAATAAGATCCGTGGCGAGGTCATGTCGTGCTCGTTTGCGATCCCTCAACCAGGCGACGGCAAGAAGCTCGACACCAACGCCGTGAACGTCGTGCTCACGCCGACCGGTGGGCAGGCAACAACATTGAGCTACAGCGCAGCGTGCCAGGGCGGTCAGGGGTGGCACTACGACAATGTCTCTTCGCCGAGAACCATCGAACTATGCGCTTCGACGTGCGACAGCGTGAAGCAAGACAAAGGTGCGAAAATCGCTATTGCGTTTGGGTGCGCTACGAACGGCAAAGTTAACTAA
- a CDS encoding lysophospholipid acyltransferase family protein: MPKPLAALAHDSLFWRRIAAWGAQQGPEWWVKHSPTFFGLAGAVLVPSARRKVVSNLRRIRGDASPLREVLETGRTFTNYAGCLAEVLSNGSKNARLPEAELIGRERVLEAAAHNKGLVVVTIHTGGWETVGPFFSRIGLKVMMVMEPERDARARELQDEARRKSGLLVAHVGMDPLDSLPLLRHLQSGGVVALQVDRVPPGIRTAPVRLLGAPGEIPLGPLRLAQVSGAPLVPIFCSRLGYRRYQLEALPPIFLPRRASSDELTAAAQKVADAVTAFLRVHPTQWFHFGEER, from the coding sequence ATGCCCAAACCTTTGGCAGCTCTAGCTCACGACAGTCTATTTTGGAGAAGAATCGCAGCCTGGGGCGCCCAGCAGGGCCCCGAGTGGTGGGTCAAACATAGCCCCACCTTCTTCGGCCTCGCGGGGGCCGTCCTCGTGCCCAGCGCGCGCCGCAAGGTGGTCTCCAACCTGCGACGCATTCGAGGCGATGCTTCGCCCCTGCGCGAGGTCCTCGAGACGGGCCGAACCTTTACCAACTACGCGGGCTGCCTGGCCGAGGTGCTTTCCAATGGCTCGAAGAACGCGCGCTTGCCCGAAGCCGAGCTCATCGGTCGCGAGCGCGTCCTCGAAGCGGCGGCGCACAACAAGGGCCTCGTCGTGGTGACGATTCACACCGGCGGCTGGGAAACGGTGGGCCCATTCTTCTCGCGCATCGGCCTCAAGGTCATGATGGTCATGGAGCCCGAACGCGACGCCCGCGCCCGCGAGCTCCAAGACGAAGCGCGCCGCAAGTCGGGCCTTCTCGTGGCGCATGTGGGCATGGATCCACTGGATTCATTGCCGCTACTGCGCCACCTGCAATCGGGCGGCGTGGTCGCCCTGCAGGTCGATCGCGTGCCGCCAGGTATCCGCACCGCGCCCGTTCGTCTGCTCGGCGCGCCGGGCGAAATCCCGCTGGGCCCTTTGCGGCTCGCACAAGTATCGGGCGCGCCCCTCGTGCCCATCTTCTGCTCGCGCCTAGGCTATCGCCGTTACCAACTCGAGGCGTTGCCGCCCATCTTCCTTCCGCGCCGCGCGTCGTCCGACGAGCTCACCGCCGCCGCGCAAAAGGTCGCCGATGCCGTGACGGCCTTTTTGCGCGTGCATCCGACGCAGTGGTTTCACTTCGGCGAGGAGCGGTAA
- a CDS encoding Ig-like domain-containing protein — protein sequence MRSASFSWSLAVLTCMATGAFWSCSSSDGSPISPGRQLEPPDASMQDADVDAQVEPRKLTIVSRTPAHGDTNVSVQEPIQVTFSEPVKIGPSSVTLATPDGTILSTRIALSADQRTVTISPVAAQVAPAEVVAHFGNISTRDGLPLASTPEWSWKMPVWLRVGSDLVERFNLGDASVVAGPGRRITLAAHEHDDYEKPRWSVSTVDTLHGTWTPLGGPLPLITWDPHMLLDRNGDLVVSSDNTSDKVVQRWSGTEWNKLGEPIPNVRDASDSPLAIDAHGKILLACSEKIPGETITYHLIVRAFDNKGTWSPVGGPVNDAPTANPLNPHIAVDPAGVPYVAYTDPSVHVRKWTGSAWVPVGSNLAPTGWTAEWLRIAFDDGGQLFAIGEYSDQTTRVIRFDGSDWVPVGEALSTQSSNAPSFVPGHDGHLFATVYDDWHNQAFRVADITQAGWKLESLIEDLPAALAVDRDNVPIVVVPRSGVLRLNR from the coding sequence ATGCGTTCCGCTTCTTTTTCTTGGTCACTCGCCGTGCTCACCTGCATGGCCACGGGCGCGTTCTGGTCGTGCAGTTCGAGCGACGGTTCTCCCATCTCGCCCGGCAGGCAACTCGAGCCTCCCGACGCGTCCATGCAAGACGCCGACGTCGATGCGCAAGTGGAACCGAGAAAGCTGACCATCGTCTCGCGGACGCCGGCCCATGGCGACACCAATGTATCGGTGCAGGAACCCATCCAGGTTACGTTTTCCGAGCCAGTAAAGATTGGACCGTCCTCGGTGACGCTCGCCACCCCCGACGGGACGATCCTTTCGACAAGGATCGCGCTCTCGGCCGATCAACGCACGGTCACCATTTCACCGGTGGCCGCACAAGTTGCCCCCGCGGAGGTCGTCGCGCACTTCGGCAACATTTCGACACGCGATGGGCTGCCTCTCGCCTCCACCCCGGAGTGGAGCTGGAAGATGCCTGTGTGGCTCCGCGTAGGCTCCGACCTGGTCGAGCGATTCAATCTCGGCGACGCTTCGGTGGTCGCTGGACCGGGACGGCGAATCACCCTCGCAGCACACGAGCACGACGACTACGAAAAGCCAAGGTGGAGCGTCTCGACGGTCGACACACTGCATGGCACCTGGACGCCATTGGGTGGACCGCTTCCACTGATAACCTGGGATCCGCACATGTTGCTCGATCGGAACGGCGACCTCGTGGTGTCGTCGGACAACACGAGTGACAAGGTCGTTCAACGATGGTCAGGAACGGAGTGGAACAAGCTGGGCGAGCCCATTCCGAATGTTCGAGACGCGAGCGACTCCCCCTTGGCCATCGATGCCCATGGAAAAATCCTGTTGGCGTGCTCGGAGAAAATCCCGGGGGAAACGATCACGTACCATCTGATCGTCCGCGCCTTCGATAACAAAGGTACCTGGTCGCCCGTGGGCGGCCCGGTCAACGACGCACCGACGGCCAACCCGCTCAATCCCCACATTGCCGTGGACCCAGCGGGCGTCCCGTACGTCGCATATACCGATCCTTCGGTGCACGTCCGAAAGTGGACGGGCTCCGCTTGGGTGCCTGTGGGCTCCAATCTAGCTCCGACAGGGTGGACCGCGGAGTGGTTGCGAATCGCGTTCGACGATGGCGGGCAATTGTTCGCCATTGGTGAGTATTCGGATCAAACGACCCGGGTCATCCGATTCGACGGCTCGGACTGGGTCCCGGTGGGCGAGGCACTGAGTACACAGAGCTCCAACGCACCATCGTTCGTCCCAGGCCACGATGGGCACCTTTTTGCAACCGTCTACGACGATTGGCACAACCAGGCTTTCCGAGTGGCAGACATCACGCAGGCCGGATGGAAGCTCGAATCGCTCATCGAGGACCTTCCAGCCGCGCTCGCCGTGGACCGCGACAACGTTCCCATCGTGGTCGTCCCTCGGTCGGGTGTACTTCGCCTCAATCGATGA
- a CDS encoding Ig-like domain-containing protein, with the protein MRFPSLSRTLGIFTCIATGAFWACSSSDGSPISPGGIVEPPDGSPQGPFDASPRDAGSDGRVEPQDLTVVSLTPTHGDTNVAIEDPIQVTFSEPVQLGSSALTLTTPDGTAIPTTIRLSADGRTVTLSPVAPQKAPAEVLAHFNDISTLDGRRLTPTPNWSWKLPAWLRVGPDPRKSDFSVNDSSMAIGPGRQTILAKGDWSAGGGSAGNVYTFGTPHGPWTWLGARPLAKVTSSPRVALDPSGSIVVASLYEKQVFVQRWSGTGWDFLGQPIPGANEIVRSLLAVDGTGKLFVAASQTVQGDPNAYNLVVHSFDGKATWSPIGGTVNDSRTSDPFEPYLALDPAGVPYVAYTDPWASVRKWTGSAWVPVGSNLAPTGGYARWLGIACDDGGRLFAMGSFSDETMRIIVFNGTGWVPVGEPLGADIAAPLTAGRDGHIFAAIYDGGFGDSFRVVDITNAGWTKIEWPITRFAHSLAVGPDNIPVVASSRAGILRLNR; encoded by the coding sequence ATGCGTTTTCCGTCTCTTTCTCGGACCCTCGGTATTTTCACCTGCATCGCGACGGGTGCCTTCTGGGCGTGCAGTTCGAGCGATGGATCGCCCATCTCGCCAGGCGGTATCGTCGAGCCTCCCGACGGATCCCCGCAAGGGCCTTTCGATGCATCCCCACGTGATGCGGGCAGCGATGGGCGGGTGGAGCCGCAAGACCTCACCGTCGTCTCGCTGACGCCGACCCATGGGGATACCAATGTAGCCATCGAAGATCCGATTCAGGTGACGTTTTCGGAGCCCGTCCAACTTGGTTCATCGGCCCTTACGCTCACGACGCCGGACGGAACGGCCATTCCAACGACCATCCGACTCTCCGCCGATGGGCGAACGGTCACCCTTTCGCCGGTGGCTCCGCAAAAAGCTCCCGCGGAGGTGCTCGCTCATTTCAACGACATTTCGACACTGGATGGAAGGCGTCTAACCCCGACGCCGAACTGGAGTTGGAAGCTGCCTGCTTGGCTACGCGTGGGTCCAGATCCCAGGAAGTCGGACTTCTCCGTGAACGATAGTTCGATGGCTATTGGACCCGGACGGCAAACCATTCTCGCGAAGGGGGACTGGAGTGCGGGTGGGGGCTCGGCGGGGAACGTCTACACCTTTGGCACACCGCATGGTCCGTGGACATGGTTGGGTGCTCGCCCTCTCGCCAAGGTCACGTCGAGTCCACGCGTCGCGCTGGATCCGAGCGGAAGCATCGTGGTGGCCTCGTTGTACGAAAAGCAAGTCTTCGTTCAACGATGGTCGGGAACGGGATGGGACTTCCTCGGCCAGCCCATTCCTGGTGCCAACGAGATCGTCCGTTCCCTCCTTGCGGTCGATGGCACGGGCAAACTCTTCGTGGCCGCATCGCAGACCGTCCAGGGGGATCCCAATGCGTACAACTTGGTCGTCCACTCGTTCGATGGGAAAGCTACCTGGTCGCCCATCGGAGGAACCGTGAACGACTCCCGGACGTCCGATCCATTCGAGCCATACCTTGCGCTGGACCCTGCGGGGGTCCCGTATGTCGCGTATACCGATCCTTGGGCGAGTGTTCGAAAGTGGACGGGCTCTGCGTGGGTGCCGGTGGGCTCCAATCTGGCTCCGACAGGTGGATACGCACGATGGTTGGGCATCGCTTGCGACGACGGCGGAAGACTGTTCGCCATGGGCAGTTTCTCCGATGAAACGATGCGCATCATCGTGTTCAACGGCACCGGCTGGGTGCCAGTCGGCGAGCCGCTCGGCGCGGACATCGCTGCCCCATTGACCGCAGGCCGCGACGGGCACATTTTTGCGGCTATTTACGATGGCGGCTTCGGCGATTCCTTTCGAGTCGTGGACATTACGAATGCTGGATGGACCAAGATCGAGTGGCCCATTACGCGCTTTGCGCATTCGCTAGCCGTAGGTCCAGACAACATTCCCGTGGTGGCCTCGTCTCGCGCCGGCATACTCCGTCTCAATCGGTGA
- a CDS encoding Ig-like domain-containing protein has translation MLALTPANGDTNVSVQDPIQVTFSERVKIGPSAVTLATPSGTIISTRVILSSDQRTITITPVAEQKAPAELVAHFGDVSALDGRPLASIPNWSWTLPPWLRMGSRLTERFILGDASVAAGRGRRIALVAKERNDDAKPKWTVSTLDTLHGTWTQLGDPLSLITWDPHILFDPNDNLVLSSDHAPGNTRDKVVQRWSGTGWDKLGVPIHEVRDVTDSPLAIDANGRLLLACSEGIPGETITYNVIVRAFDANGTWSPIGGPVNDSPTADALHPRIAVDPAGVPYVAYTDSSTHVRKWTGSAWMPVGSTLSTTPSGDPRSLGIAFDDAGRLFAIGSFWDGTTRVIRFDGSDWVPVGAPLSTEYSSAPSIVRGHNGHIFATVYTNYGNQAFRVADITKDGWTMFEPSIEGFAVSLTVDRDNVPIVISSESGVLRPNR, from the coding sequence GTGCTCGCGCTGACACCGGCCAATGGCGACACCAATGTATCGGTCCAGGATCCCATTCAGGTTACGTTCTCCGAAAGAGTCAAGATTGGACCGTCCGCCGTTACACTCGCAACGCCATCCGGGACGATCATTTCAACGCGGGTCATACTCTCGTCCGATCAGCGAACGATCACCATTACGCCCGTGGCTGAACAAAAGGCTCCCGCGGAGCTGGTCGCGCACTTCGGCGACGTTTCGGCACTCGACGGGCGGCCGCTGGCGTCGATCCCGAACTGGAGCTGGACGCTACCGCCGTGGTTGCGCATGGGATCCCGACTAACGGAGCGATTCATCCTAGGCGATGCTTCAGTGGCCGCCGGGAGAGGACGGCGAATCGCCCTCGTAGCAAAAGAGCGAAACGATGACGCGAAGCCAAAGTGGACCGTTTCGACGCTCGACACGCTGCATGGCACTTGGACTCAATTGGGTGACCCTCTTTCGCTGATAACATGGGACCCCCACATCTTGTTCGATCCGAACGACAACCTCGTGTTGTCCTCGGACCACGCTCCGGGCAACACGAGGGACAAGGTCGTTCAACGATGGTCGGGAACGGGATGGGACAAGCTCGGCGTGCCCATTCACGAGGTCAGAGACGTAACCGACTCCCCCTTGGCGATCGACGCCAATGGAAGACTCCTGCTGGCATGCTCGGAGGGCATCCCAGGGGAGACCATCACGTACAATGTCATCGTCCGCGCCTTCGACGCCAATGGTACCTGGTCCCCGATCGGCGGACCGGTGAACGACTCGCCAACGGCGGACGCCCTCCACCCTCGCATTGCCGTGGACCCGGCAGGGGTCCCGTACGTCGCGTATACCGATTCTTCAACGCACGTGCGAAAATGGACGGGCTCCGCTTGGATGCCTGTAGGCTCCACCCTATCGACGACACCAAGTGGGGATCCGCGATCATTGGGAATCGCTTTCGATGATGCCGGACGATTGTTCGCTATTGGTTCGTTTTGGGATGGAACGACCCGCGTCATCCGATTCGACGGTTCGGATTGGGTCCCCGTTGGCGCGCCTCTGAGTACGGAGTACTCCAGTGCACCATCGATCGTCCGAGGCCACAACGGGCACATTTTCGCAACGGTCTACACCAATTACGGCAACCAGGCGTTCCGCGTGGCGGACATTACAAAAGACGGATGGACAATGTTCGAACCGTCCATCGAGGGTTTTGCAGTCTCGCTCACCGTGGACCGCGACAACGTTCCCATCGTGATCTCCTCCGAGTCCGGTGTACTGCGCCCCAATCGATAA
- a CDS encoding DUF72 domain-containing protein, with amino-acid sequence MSTRYHIGAKGLRGSIEAYAKRFDLLEVQADAHSPSPTALRRWRKAVPPHFEFCVVAGKSLAAVKDSPEQARELEMAVEAITALQARCFLLATPVDVTPSTVWRERMARLLEKLPRDVTTIVWEPRGVWEHEQAAAAAKKWGVVLSVDPVREAVPPGPAAYVRLRALGETHSYGESALSRVISAVGPRRDAYVVLETASALTECKTLRRLAARGDGAERGGGGRVVRPRVATMKVRDDEQE; translated from the coding sequence ATGAGCACGCGTTATCACATCGGCGCCAAAGGGCTCCGCGGGAGCATCGAGGCGTATGCGAAGCGCTTCGATCTTCTCGAAGTCCAGGCCGACGCCCATTCACCATCCCCCACGGCGCTTCGGCGCTGGCGGAAGGCGGTGCCTCCGCATTTCGAATTTTGTGTCGTCGCTGGGAAAAGCCTGGCGGCAGTCAAAGATTCTCCCGAGCAGGCGCGCGAGCTCGAGATGGCCGTCGAGGCCATCACGGCGCTGCAGGCGCGCTGTTTTCTTTTGGCCACGCCCGTCGACGTGACACCCAGTACGGTTTGGCGTGAGCGCATGGCGCGGCTGCTCGAGAAGCTGCCCCGTGACGTGACCACCATCGTGTGGGAGCCGCGTGGCGTTTGGGAGCATGAGCAGGCCGCGGCTGCGGCGAAGAAATGGGGGGTCGTGCTCTCGGTCGATCCGGTGCGTGAGGCCGTGCCCCCGGGGCCGGCCGCCTATGTTCGCCTGCGCGCGCTCGGTGAGACGCATTCCTACGGCGAGAGCGCGCTGTCGCGCGTGATTTCGGCGGTGGGGCCGCGGCGTGATGCGTACGTGGTCCTCGAGACCGCCTCCGCCCTCACCGAGTGCAAGACGCTGCGGCGGCTTGCGGCGCGCGGCGATGGCGCCGAGCGTGGCGGCGGCGGGCGTGTGGTGCGGCCGCGCGTGGCCACGATGAAGGTACGCGACGACGAGCAGGAGTAG
- a CDS encoding carboxylesterase family protein, translating into MASLFIGGCSAASAPDAREGENAATLTSAVDGADATGTVVQLDSGPILGVVKDGYRTFLGVPYAAPPVGALRWRSPQAVTPWSEVRDATKFGNSCAQDGSLTHTPPSGSEDCLYLNVTTPWQAASAASAFAPPKPVLVFLHGGAFLRGSGSIYDTSPLAIRGDAVVITLNFRLGVFGHLAHPNLSEGGNFGIEDQLAALKWVRRNARAFGGDPNNVTLIGQSSGAHAAAALLTAPSAGGLFHRAILESGTGTWDWPDAGLFPDRTAGSIFVDKAEAERLGTSLATQRGCTNPTNPASAIDCLRAIGANDLMTPAPGWRYAQPVHGTRFLPLHPGDAMKKGLVHRIPVLSGTNLDEGRGFSAFFFEGVPMSAERYHERVTLSYGEAAAAVEAKYPASAYPTPAMAWSQIMTDRIIVCPSVRAHRWLGAATRAYAYEFSDRNAPLVLPLPPDVQRGALHSSEVPYLMNLLGFNPNFTADQKALSDQMIGYWTRFAKTGNPNGGGSPAWAPVCGSDTTPNTQGLDTGAGGIHPVDISAEHQCEFWEGLTGE; encoded by the coding sequence ATGGCGAGTTTGTTCATCGGCGGGTGCTCCGCGGCATCCGCGCCCGATGCACGGGAGGGAGAGAATGCCGCCACGCTCACCAGCGCGGTCGATGGGGCAGATGCAACGGGAACGGTCGTGCAGCTCGACTCGGGTCCCATCCTGGGCGTGGTGAAGGACGGCTATCGCACGTTTCTCGGGGTTCCGTACGCCGCGCCGCCGGTAGGTGCGCTCCGTTGGCGATCGCCCCAGGCGGTCACGCCGTGGTCCGAGGTGCGCGATGCCACGAAGTTCGGAAACTCCTGTGCACAAGACGGGAGCCTCACCCACACGCCGCCCTCGGGCAGCGAAGATTGCTTGTACCTGAATGTAACCACGCCCTGGCAAGCCGCCTCCGCGGCATCGGCGTTCGCACCGCCCAAGCCCGTCCTGGTGTTCTTGCACGGCGGGGCATTCCTGCGCGGCAGCGGCAGCATCTACGATACGTCGCCTCTCGCCATTCGCGGCGATGCGGTGGTCATCACGCTCAATTTCCGACTCGGTGTTTTCGGCCACCTGGCCCACCCGAATTTGTCGGAGGGCGGCAACTTCGGCATCGAGGATCAACTCGCGGCCTTGAAGTGGGTACGGCGCAACGCGCGCGCCTTCGGCGGCGATCCGAACAACGTCACATTGATCGGCCAGTCGTCCGGCGCGCATGCGGCAGCGGCCTTGCTCACCGCACCGTCGGCCGGAGGCCTGTTCCATCGGGCCATCTTGGAAAGCGGCACCGGCACATGGGATTGGCCCGACGCGGGGCTCTTTCCCGATCGCACCGCCGGCTCGATCTTCGTGGACAAGGCCGAGGCGGAGCGCCTTGGCACCTCTTTGGCAACGCAACGCGGCTGTACGAACCCCACCAACCCTGCCAGCGCCATCGATTGCCTGCGGGCCATCGGGGCGAACGACCTGATGACGCCCGCCCCCGGCTGGCGCTACGCCCAGCCCGTGCATGGCACGCGCTTCTTGCCGCTCCACCCCGGCGATGCGATGAAGAAAGGCCTCGTGCACCGCATCCCCGTCCTGTCGGGCACGAACCTCGATGAGGGGCGCGGCTTCAGCGCGTTCTTCTTCGAGGGGGTGCCGATGAGTGCCGAGCGCTACCACGAGCGGGTCACGCTCTCTTACGGGGAGGCCGCCGCCGCGGTGGAGGCGAAATATCCGGCCAGCGCCTACCCCACCCCGGCCATGGCCTGGTCCCAGATCATGACGGACCGGATCATCGTATGCCCCTCCGTTCGAGCCCACCGCTGGCTCGGCGCCGCGACCAGGGCATATGCCTACGAGTTCTCGGATCGCAACGCCCCGCTGGTGCTGCCGCTGCCTCCGGACGTGCAGCGCGGCGCGCTCCATTCGTCGGAGGTGCCGTATTTGATGAATCTCCTCGGATTCAATCCGAACTTCACCGCGGATCAAAAGGCTTTATCCGATCAGATGATCGGATATTGGACGCGATTCGCCAAAACCGGTAATCCGAATGGCGGCGGGTCCCCCGCGTGGGCTCCCGTTTGCGGCTCGGACACGACGCCGAACACGCAAGGACTCGACACCGGCGCCGGCGGCATTCACCCCGTCGACATCAGCGCCGAGCACCAGTGCGAATTTTGGGAGGGACTCACCGGCGAGTGA